The genomic segment atgacactaccaccaccatgcttcactgatgaggtggtatgcttaggatcatgagcagttcctttccttctccctaatcttctcttcccatcattctggtacaagttgatcttggtctcatctgtccataggatgttgttccagaactgtgaaggcttttttagatgttgtttggcaaactctaatatggccttcctgtttttgaggttcaccaatggtttacatcttgtggtgaaccctctgtattcactctggtgaagtcttctcttgaatgttgactttgacacacatacacctacctcctggagagtgttcttgatctggccaactgttctgaagggcgttttcttcaccagggaaagaattcttcagtcatccaccacagttgttttccgggtcttttggtgttgctgagctcaccggtgcgttccttctttttaagaatgttccaaacagttgttttggccaggcctaatgtttttgctttctctctgatgggtttgttgtgttttttcagcctaatgatggcttgcttcactgatagtgacagctctttggatctcatcttgagagttgacagcaacagattccaaatgcaaatagcagactggaaatgacctctggacctttttatctgtgcattgtaattgggataatgagggaataacacacacctggccatggagcagctgagaagccaattgtcccataacttttggtcccttaacaagtgggaggcgcatatgcaaactgttgtaattcctgcaccgttcacctgatttggatgtaaataccctcaaattaaagctgacagtctgcagttaaagcacatcttgtttgtttcatttcaaatccattgtggtggtgtataaggccaaaaatgttagaattgtgtcaatgtccctatttttatggacctgactgtatctaatTACAGCCTAATAGGAATGTTATAGGTTTGTCcactctgtggtttgaaaaataatcgcaaattccacttttttttttcacagagaaTTCCAGTAAAATTATTAAGGGCAAAGCTATATTATCACTAAATTACAAAGAAGAAGATGAAGATGTCCtgcagcgctcttcaggagaaaacctcattACCCTTAATGTACACCCAGGACTTCAAAGTACAGATCTATTATATAATCCCCCTCATCATGAGGAACCTTCCCCTGACCAATTACAGATTGTTACCAAAAATACAGATCAGAAAGGGGATAAAAGATTTCAGGGTAGTAAAGAGTTTACAGAACAATCAAGAGTTTCTACACACAGAAGAATTCACACAACACAGCAGGAATATGGGAAATGCATTACAAGTAAATCAGATTGTGTTAAACATGAgctaattcacacaggagagagtccatattcatgttcagaatgtgggaaatgttttaccaaaaaatcatatcttgttaaacataagagaattcacacaggagtaaagccatattcatgttcagaatgtgggaaatgttttacagataaatcaagtcttgttatacatgggagaattcacacaggagagaagccatattcatgttcagaatgtggaaaatgttttagggTTAAACCCCATCTTATTAGACATGAGAAAAGTCACactggagagaaaccatattcatgttcagaatgtgggaactgTTTTACTCATAAATCAACACTTGTTATACAtatgagaattcacacaggagagaagccatattcatgttcagattgtgggaaatgttttacagataaatcaagtcttgttatacatgggagaattcacacaggagagaagccatattcatgttcagaatgtggaaaatgttttagagTTAAACCCTATCTTATTAGACATGAGAAAAGTCACagtggagagaaaccatattcatgttcagaatgtgggaaatgttttacacaaaaatcataTCTTGTGAAACATGAAATAATTCACGCagaagagaaaccatattcatgttcagaatgtacgAAATGTTATAGAAGGAAAGcagatcttgttatacatgaaagAAGTCACACGGGTgcaaagccatattcatgttcagaatgtgagaaatgtttcacAGATCAATCCAGTCTTGCTAAACATAGGAGAACTCACACAAGAGAGAAGCAGTATCCATGTTTAGAATTTAAGAAATGTTTTACTACTAAAACAAGACTTCATattcatcagagaaatcacacaggagataagCCATTTTGATGTTTTACATGTTGAAAATGCTTTGTAAGAAGGAACTAAAATTCAACAGATCAGgaaaaactaccgtatttttcgccccataagacgcacaaaagtgggggggaaatggcagtgcgtcttatggggtaaaTGCTGCCATTTGCAGGCAGGCTGGCCAGTTACTCACTTCCTCACGGCacatgctccgcccactttattaatgaagcagacgGAGCATGCGCCGTGAGGAAGTGTGTGACCGGCAACCCTGCCTGCAAGTACGGGCGTTCAATAGTGAGTACTAAGGTACGCAGATTGCTCTACCTTGTAGTTTAaatatggattgcctacagttAACATATCgattgcctacagtttacatcTGAATACTGGTATGTAcggggcctggtgtattagagtacagtgactgcaacgGGCCCCGCAGCTATTTTAACACCAGTTGCCGGCCCCCCTTGTTTTAGGGTCACTATTTACTgtatacagggacactgttatgggggatatctgtggataacacatatatgtgtcatccacagatgcccccataacagtgccatccacagatctcccataacagtgccatccacagatcccccattacagtgccatccacagatctcccataacagtgccatccacagatctcccccataacagtgccattcacagatcccccataacagtgccattcacagatcccccataacagtgtgtcttccactgatccataacagtgcatcatccacagatcccccataatagtgtcatccacagaccaccattagttcaaagtccaccaaaagcacaccttttggttcaaaatattttttttcttattttcctcctcaaaaaccttttTATGGGACGAAAAATACGCTATATTGTTTTTTAGATATGGGAAATGCAAAAAGAGCAAAAAAGAATTTTAAACCCATCTTATTCACAGACATTAAGTTTTGGGCTACATGGCAACATGTATCACATTACTGCAAGTCTCAGAACATTCTCACAACTTGTCTgcaacttgctgtcccacagctaTTTTAGAGCTGAGATTTGGCAGTAAAAAATATTTGCCAAACTGTACAAGACTTGCAGGTTGCACATGACTTGCATTGTCTTCTATCATAGGAAACCAATATAACAAAAAAGACTTCACGTCAAAATGTATGGGGACATATTAATATTTCATCTTCATTCAAACAGTATTTACAGATAAAATAAACTCTTCTATTTGCTCCATGACAGCGTCACCATTGTCACTGACCGACATTGTCTTCTTGGCTCATAGTATACTTTCTCCTAGCGCTGTGACCTTCATTGCTCctacagactaaggcctcatgcacacgaccgttgtgtgcatccgcgtccgttccgtcatttttcacagtttagcggaggtcccattcatttctatggagctgtgaaaaaaaactggtagtcctccgttttttctccgcgtccgtgatccttgattccagtccatcaaaaaaatataacctgtcctattcttgtcagtggaaaacggaggacggacccattcaagtcaatgggttcgtcaaaaaaacggatgcacaactggtatgttatccgtgtccgtttttttctacaagaccttggtgcaataaaattacacttttcattaaccttcctttttttcccctgtcagacaaaaaaaaaggaagacacaaggaaacacaactgaagcagaaccagacacggaccactgaagccaaatcactgacagtgaaaaaacattgtgtgcatgaggcctaaccctccTGTGCGGAGACAGTGATATTGGTGGCATGATGACTACATCACTGATTTATCTGACCGGGTGATCTGTGATAATTAACCCCATATGTACATTCCTGCGCTTTAATGGTAAACCTATCTAGATACTGCAGCTGAGTGATATATCGGTGGTGGGAATCGTTTGTGATCTCACATCTGTTAATTAACCCCTGAATAATGCCAACATGACTTCAATGACCAAGTGATGCTCATATATGTGTTTCATATGTATCCTAACTCCATCTTTATTACCTGCAAAACATGAATGGAGGCAGATGCTGAATTCTGTAGGTACTGTATCCAGCTCACTTATACTGcctcagatggatctggatagattggaggcttgggcagagaaggggCAAATTAGGTTTACCACATTGCCCGGTAAATTCAGATTATAATACTAACCACTACATATAAGGCCGTGAACAATCTGTCCCCTCCTTATACCTTACCTTCCACCTGCTTTTCTGATACATCTTCACACGTAAtccccgatcctcacaagaccttcttctttcttctcctcTTGTCTGTTCTTCACACAATCGTCTACAAGATTTCTCACCTGCATcctccatactctggaactcgctatccCAGTACATCCGACCCCCCCCCCAACATCCAAATCTTTAAAAGCAACCTGAAAAccacctcttcaggaaagcctaccacctacaatgagcatgctgccaccacacagccagatgAGCAGCTTTACCCtcgcctactgtgtccttc from the Bufo bufo chromosome 2, aBufBuf1.1, whole genome shotgun sequence genome contains:
- the LOC120990641 gene encoding zinc finger protein 501-like, with translation MTNQDEDLIIIKVEDEEEWMMGDPPCKSEVEEDIPGDVTTENSSKIIKGKAILSLNYKEEDEDVLQRSSGENLITLNVHPGLQSTDLLYNPPHHEEPSPDQLQIVTKNTDQKGDKRFQGSKEFTEQSRVSTHRRIHTTQQEYGKCITSKSDCVKHELIHTGESPYSCSECGKCFTKKSYLVKHKRIHTGVKPYSCSECGKCFTDKSSLVIHGRIHTGEKPYSCSECGKCFRVKPHLIRHEKSHTGEKPYSCSECGNCFTHKSTLVIHMRIHTGEKPYSCSDCGKCFTDKSSLVIHGRIHTGEKPYSCSECGKCFRVKPYLIRHEKSHSGEKPYSCSECGKCFTQKSYLVKHEIIHAEEKPYSCSECTKCYRRKADLVIHERSHTGAKPYSCSECEKCFTDQSSLAKHRRTHTREKQYPCLEFKKCFTTKTRLHIHQRNHTGDKPF